A stretch of the Chelonoidis abingdonii isolate Lonesome George chromosome 11, CheloAbing_2.0, whole genome shotgun sequence genome encodes the following:
- the EMP3 gene encoding epithelial membrane protein 3 → MSFLLFAITGLHVLILVLLFVATLDKSWWVLPDDETINLWYDCLYENNTQSWVCASVAESQWLQAVRALMVLAMLFSSFAFILFMYQLYTMERGGLFYATGICQLLACISVFTAALIYAIHVDKFHLHRQSGGSFGYCFVLAWLAFPLALLSGVMYIHLRKRE, encoded by the exons atgAGCTTCCTCCTCTTTGCCATCACGGGCCTGCACGTCCTCATCCTCGTGCTGCTCTTCGTCGCCACTCTGGACAAG TCATGGTGGGTGCTGCCGGATGATGAGACCATCAATCTGTGGTACGACTGTCTGTACGAGAACAACACCCAGAGCTGGGTGTGCGCCTCTGTTGCTGAGAGCC AGTGGCTCCAAGCCGTCCGAGCCCTCATGGTCCTGGCTATGCTCTTCTCCAGCTTCGCCTTCATCCTCTTCATGTACCAGCTCTACACCATGGAGCGCGGGGGGCTTTTCTACGCCACCGGCATCTGCCAGCTCTTGGCCT GTATCTCGGTGTTCACGGCCGCCTTGATCTACGCCATCCATGTGGACAAATTTCACCTGCACCGGCAGTCGGGCGGCTCCTTCGGCTACTGCTTCGTGCTGGCCTGGCTGGCCTTCCCCCTGGCACTGCTCAGCGGCGTCATGTACATCCACCTCCGCAAGAGGGAGTGA